The Vibrio syngnathi DNA window ATTAGACAACAAACTCAAATCTCTCTGGAATGAACTCAGCCTATCCTTTGCCCTTTCTGCATTTGTCAGTGTTACCTTGCTGCTTATCCTGCTATCTCGCTGTGTAATAAACCCCATTACCCGTTTAGATAGACAGCTTCAAGAGGTTGAGAAAAAACAGAGAAAAAATATTGAGCGCCTAGGAACTAATGATGAACTAGGCCGCTTATCTCAGCGCTTTTATGATATGTACCAGGAGTTAGATGACACATATCAGCAGACTAAGTTGTTGGCAGAAAATGATCAGTTGACCCAAATAGCCAATAGGCACCAGTTTCAAACCTTCGTCCAGAAGTCGCTGTCGAAACCAAGTTCGAATACCGAAACCTGGGTTCTCTACTTTGATTTAGATAACTTCAAATTTGTGAACGACAAATACGGACATCAAATCGGCGACTCAATCCTGGTCAGTTTTGCTCAGCGTATTTCCGATATTTGTAACCACTATAAAACAGAATTAGACGCCCACTGTCTTCCAGCCCGACTTTCTGGAGACGAGTTCGTTGTATACATTAATGCTCCAACTCACAAAGAAAATATCGCGCATCGATTTTCGAATGATTTACTCACCCCAATACAAAAAGGGTTTGTCACCGAGTCAGGTAATTTCCCGATTACGGTCAGTATTGGTATTGCGACCCACCCTAATGATGGCGATACAATCGAGAAGCTTCTTTCGAATGCTGATACCGCGATGTATCAAGCCAAACGTGCAGGTAAAAACCAATTCGCAGATTACTCGTTAGACTTAGATAAAACCATTCAGCGTCAAGCCAGTATTGAGAACGCCCTCAGAGAAAATAATTTTGATGAAGAGTTTAAGCTCGTTTACATGCCTTATATGGACTCAACAGGAAGTTATATTATTGGTGTAGAAGTGCTATTACGTTGGCACTCGAAACACCTTGGTTTAGTGCCACCCGATGAATTCATTCCTATCGCCGAACAAACCGGATTATTTGAAATAATTGATCGCTGGGTTATCCAGAATGCATTTGCTTCATTCCATCAACTTCAAGCTCAATTCGATCACTCTATTCAGCTATCGATTAACTTATCTTCAGCCGGGATTAAAACCACTCACCTTGCTGATTTCATCAAAGAGCATGCGAAAATCAATCAGATCCCGCCCAATTTGATCGATTTTGAAATCACAGAAACCTTTTACTCAAACTCTCAAGGTTTTCCATTACTTAACCAGTTATCATACATGGGCTATAGATTAGCAATCGACGACTTTGGTTCTGGTTACACCTCGATCACTCAACTGGTTCAATACCCAACTCAGAAGATTAAATTGGATAAAACCTTTTTGGACACCTTGATTGAGACAGATAACCAGAACATAGTGAAACCCATTATCGGGCTATGCCATGCTCAAGGGAAAAAGGTCACAGCCGAAGGAATTGAAACTCAATGCATGCATCAGTGGTTACAAGATGCGCAGTGCGATATGCTGCAAGGCTATTATTTTGGTAAGCCTATGCCATTAGAAGAGCTGACGGAATGGTACCGACAGCATCAACTCAATTTTATCGATAATAAAAAGAATCAACCACATGAAATCTGTAATCATCGCATCGCTGAATCCAGCTAAAATTAGCGCCGTTAAAAGTGCATTCTTATCGGCTTTTCCTGATACTGAATTTGACTTCAAAGGCATCAGCGTCCCTAGTGGCGTTGCCGATCAACCCATGAGTAATGAAGAAACCTACCAAGGAGCGGTAAAGCGCGTTCACAACGCAACTCAAGCTCAACCTGATGCGGATTTTCATGTTGGATTAGAGTCTGGAATAGAAGGAAAGGTTACCTTTGCTTGGATGGTCGTTGAAGCAAACGGTCAGCGCGGAGAATCTCGATCTGCAAGCTTAATGCTGCCACCCGTTGTGCTTGATAAACTCCAGCATGCGAATGAGCTAGGGGATGTGATGGATGAAGTGTTTGGCACCGATAATATCAAACAAAAAGGCGGTGCGATTGGCCTACTAACGCATAACCAACTAACACGCAGCTCTGTCTATCATCAGGCTTTAATTTTAGCGCTGATCCCATTTGTGAATCCAGAGCACTTTCCTATCTAGATCTTCGCTAAACTTCGAAAGCCTCAGAGAACAATCACCAGAAATAAAAAACGCTAACATTCAGTTAGCGTTTTTATCGAATTCATAGCCACACTACTCAGTGGTTGCTTAACTCAGTTATTGTTTGAGCAAAAGGTCGGCGATCACGGCTTTCTCTTGTTCAGATTTAGCCTTTAACTCATTTGAGCCTCTGGTTATCGTCGCGACGCCTACTCCCAGCATTTGGCTAACCTGTCGTTGAGACATCTCACCTTTCATCAGCTCACAAAAGATGTTAATTCGAGCAACCAAAGCATCTCGCTCGTCTGGTGTCATCATCATGGTCAACAATAGTTCATGCTG harbors:
- a CDS encoding putative bifunctional diguanylate cyclase/phosphodiesterase gives rise to the protein MKLSTKILLVIAPVILLSTAASSYIIYSTQKSSFIKREDNALQLSMEKLASYFQQSRSFLNSYSYTLANSDLVRRYFMVDESTASQRELVDNLNETIKLLQDGNDSFTRVALLDGDRALKYYADNTNDPFAKMDPKILEFIDHQYQKTLAPSSTDYIQNSQGEGVLVHYDAIDKNTVSIPTSAQPNNVFFVVVSVSLDKFNYLRKQIEFDYQTSLFFTPALVTQGRELTQSIKLAPELYATLDPAPLLLDNKLKSLWNELSLSFALSAFVSVTLLLILLSRCVINPITRLDRQLQEVEKKQRKNIERLGTNDELGRLSQRFYDMYQELDDTYQQTKLLAENDQLTQIANRHQFQTFVQKSLSKPSSNTETWVLYFDLDNFKFVNDKYGHQIGDSILVSFAQRISDICNHYKTELDAHCLPARLSGDEFVVYINAPTHKENIAHRFSNDLLTPIQKGFVTESGNFPITVSIGIATHPNDGDTIEKLLSNADTAMYQAKRAGKNQFADYSLDLDKTIQRQASIENALRENNFDEEFKLVYMPYMDSTGSYIIGVEVLLRWHSKHLGLVPPDEFIPIAEQTGLFEIIDRWVIQNAFASFHQLQAQFDHSIQLSINLSSAGIKTTHLADFIKEHAKINQIPPNLIDFEITETFYSNSQGFPLLNQLSYMGYRLAIDDFGSGYTSITQLVQYPTQKIKLDKTFLDTLIETDNQNIVKPIIGLCHAQGKKVTAEGIETQCMHQWLQDAQCDMLQGYYFGKPMPLEELTEWYRQHQLNFIDNKKNQPHEICNHRIAESS
- the yjjX gene encoding inosine/xanthosine triphosphatase, with translation MKSVIIASLNPAKISAVKSAFLSAFPDTEFDFKGISVPSGVADQPMSNEETYQGAVKRVHNATQAQPDADFHVGLESGIEGKVTFAWMVVEANGQRGESRSASLMLPPVVLDKLQHANELGDVMDEVFGTDNIKQKGGAIGLLTHNQLTRSSVYHQALILALIPFVNPEHFPI
- the trpR gene encoding trp operon repressor, giving the protein MASQPEYENWQQLMDLVKTAVEKDQHELLLTMMMTPDERDALVARINIFCELMKGEMSQRQVSQMLGVGVATITRGSNELKAKSEQEKAVIADLLLKQ